One genomic segment of Desmodus rotundus isolate HL8 chromosome 5, HLdesRot8A.1, whole genome shotgun sequence includes these proteins:
- the LOC112319951 gene encoding olfactory receptor 8H1: MGRSNNTRVSDFILMGLTESEDIQLVLFILFLMIYLISVLGNAGMILIIHLDLQLHTPMYFFLSHLSFLDLSYSTAITPKTLQNLLTSTKHISYISCFTQMYFFIFLGATECFLLSSMAYDRYVAICSPLHYPVVMSKRLCCSLVLGSYCIGFTNSMVNVLCMSTLHFCDSSVIHHFFCDTSPILALSCTDTQDVEIIIFIFGGSALVVSLITISVSYLSILATVLKITSTSGKRKAFSTCASHLLGVTIFYGTTIFTYLKPRKSYTLGKDQVASVFYTIVIPMLNPLIYSLRNKEVKNALIRLIQKREDSRQLKQQHF; this comes from the coding sequence ATGGGCAGAAGCAATAACACACGTGTGTCCGACTTCATCCTTATGGGGCTGACAGAATCTGAAGACATCCAGCTGGTCCTCTTTATCCTGTTTCTCATGATTTACCTGATCAGTGTGCTGGGAAACGCAGGGATGATATTGATCATCCACCTGGATCTCCAGCTTCACACCcccatgtatttcttcctcagtCACCTGTCATTTCTTGACCTCAGTTACTCAACAGCCATCACACCTAAAACCTTACAGAACTTACTGACCTCCACGAAGCACATTTCATACATAAGCTGCTTCACCCAAATgtacttttttatcttcttaggtgccactgaatgttttcttctctcctcaatGGCCTATGATCGCTATGTTGCTATCTGCAGTCCTCTGCACTACCCTGTTGTTATGTCCAAAAGACTCTGCTGCTCCCTCGTCCTTGGGTCCTATTGCATTGGCTTTACAAACTCTATGGTCAATGTTCTTTGCATGAGCACACTGCATTTCTGTGACTCCAGTGTAATCCATCACTTCTTCTGTGACACTTCCCCAATCCTAGCCCTGTCCTGCACTGACACACAGGATGTGGAAatcattatattcatttttgGTGGCTCTGCTCTAGTGGTATCTCTTATCACAATATCTGTGTCCTACCTGTCCATTCTAGCCACTGTACTGAAAATTACTTCCacttcaggaaagagaaaagccttCTCTACATGTGCCTCCCATCTCCTGGGAGTCACCATCTTTTATGGCACTACGATTTTCACGTATTTGAAACCACGTAAGTCCTATACCTTGGGCAAAGATCAAGTGGCTTCTGTTTTTTATACTATTGTGATCCCCATGctgaatccactcatttacagtcttaggaataaagaagtgaaaaatgcTCTCATTAGACTCATACAGAAGAGAGAGGACTCCAGGCAATTAAAGCAACAACATTTCTAA
- the LOC128780942 gene encoding olfactory receptor 8H1-like produces MGRSNNTRVSDFILMGLTESEDIQLVLFILFLMIYLISVLGNAGMILMIHLDLQLHTPMYFFLSHLSFLDLSYSTALTPKTLQNLLTSTKDISYISCFTQMYFFIFLGATECFLLSSMAYDRYVAICNPLHYPVVMSKRLCCSLVLGSYCTGFMFSVINVFFISRLHFCDSNVIHHFFCDTSPILALSCTDTQHVEIMIFIFGGSTLMVSLITISVSYLSILATVLKITSTSGKRKAFSTCASHLLGVTIFYGTTIFTYLKPRKSYTLGKDQVASVFYTMVIPMLNPLIYSLRNKEVKSALIRLIQKREDSRQFK; encoded by the coding sequence ATGGGCAGAAGCAATAACACACGTGTGTCTGACTTCATCCTTATGGGGCTGACAGAATCTGAAGACATCCAGCTGGTCCTCTTTATCCTGTTTCTCATGATTTACCTGATCAGTGTGCTGGGAAACGCAGGGATGATATTGATGATCCACCTGGATCTCCAGCTTCACACCcccatgtatttcttcctcagtCACCTGTCATTTCTTGACCTCAGTTACTCAACAGCCCTCACACCGAAAACCTTACAGAACTTACTGACCTCCACGAAGGACATTTCATACATAAGCTGCTTCACCCAAATgtacttttttatcttcttaggtgccactgaatgttttcttctctcctcaatggcctatgaccgctatgttGCTATCTGCAATCCTCTGCACTACCCCGTTGTTATGTCCAAGAGACTCTGCTGCTCCCTCGTCCTTGGGTCCTATTGCACTGGCTTTATGTTCTCTGTGATTAATGTGTTTTTCATAAGCAGACTGCATTTCTGTGACTCCAATGTAAtccatcactttttctgtgacacTTCCCCAATCCTAGCCCTGTCCTGCACTGACACACAGCATGTGGAAATCATGATATTCATTTTTGGTGGCTCTACTCTAATGGTATCTCTTATCACAATATCTGTGTCCTACCTGTCCATTCTGGCCACTGTACTGAAAATTACTTCCacttcaggaaagagaaaagccttCTCTACATGTGCCTCCCATCTCCTGGGAGTCACCATCTTTTATGGCACTACGATTTTCACGTATTTGAAACCACGGAAGTCCTATACCTTGGGCAAAGATCAAGTGGCATCTGTTTTTTATACTATGGTGATTCCCATGctgaatccactcatttacagtcTTAGGAATAAAGAAGTGAAAAGTGCTCTCATTAGACTCATACAGAAGAGAGAGGACTCTAGGCAATTCAAGTAA
- the LOC128780940 gene encoding olfactory receptor 8H1: protein MGRSNNTRVSDFILMGLTESEDIQLVLFIVFLMIYLMSVLGNAGMILIIHLDLQLHTPMYFFLSHLSFLDLSYSTAITPKTLQNLLTSTKHISYISCFTQMYFFVFLGTTECLLLSSMAYDRYVAICSPLHYPVVMSKRLCCSLIIGVYFIAFTESITTVLCMNTLHFCDSNVIHHFFCDTSPILALSCTDTRHVEITIFICAGSTLMVSLITISVSYLSILATVLKITSTSGKRKAFSTCASHLLGVTIFYGTTIFTYLKPRKSYTLGKDQAASVFYTMVIPMLNPLIYSLRNKEVKNALIRLMQKREGSRKFK, encoded by the coding sequence ATGGGCAGAAGCAATAACACACGTGTGTCTGACTTCATCCTTATGGGGCTGACAGAATCTGAAGACATCCAGCTGGTCCTCTTTATCGTATTTCTCATGATTTACCTGATGAGTGTGCTGGGAAACGCAGGGATGATATTGATCATCCACCTGGATCTCCAGCTTCACACCcccatgtatttcttcctcagtCACCTGTCATTTCTTGACCTCAGTTACTCAACAGCCATCACACCTAAAACCTTACAGAACTTACTGACCTCCACGAAGCACATTTCATACATAAGCTGCTTCACTCAAATGtacttttttgtcttcttgggtACTACCGAATGTCTTCTACTCTCCTCAATGGCCTATGATCGCTATGTCGCTATCTGCAGTCCTCTGCACTACCCCGTTGTTATGTCCAAGAGACTCTGCTGCTCCCTCATAATTGGGGtctatttcattgcttttacggAATCCATTACCACTGTTCTTTGCATGAACACACTGCATTTCTGTGACTCCAATGTAATCCATCACTTCTTCTGTGACACTTCCCCAATCCTAGCCCTGTCCTGCACTGACACACGTCACGTGGAAATCACGATATTCATTTGTGCGGGCTCTACTCTAATGGTATCTCTTATCACAATATCTGTGTCCTACCTGTCCATTCTGGCCACTGTACTGAAAATTACTTCCacttcaggaaagagaaaagccttCTCTACATGTGCCTCCCATCTCCTGGGAGTCACCATCTTTTATGGCACTACGATTTTCACGTACTTGAAACCACGGAAGTCCTACACCTTAGGCAAAGATCAAGCGGCTTCTGTTTTTTATACTATGGTGATTCCCATGctgaatccactcatttacagtcttaggaataaagaagtgaaaaatgcTCTCATTAGACTCATGCAGAAGAGAGAGGGCTCCAGGAAATTCAAGTAA